In the genome of Candoia aspera isolate rCanAsp1 chromosome 1, rCanAsp1.hap2, whole genome shotgun sequence, one region contains:
- the IFT22 gene encoding intraflagellar transport protein 22 homolog isoform X2, which translates to MKDSHGVVIIFNPDLPSHVKEIEMWYSCFVQQQQLLENQCLLIAHHKPGTAGDVENLTLPSPLNRLSLVHSSLEEDPEDVRMEFVKFLKTITNLVNESRDREEMLIIN; encoded by the exons ATGAAAGATTCCCACGGTGTCGTCATTATTTTTAATCCAGACTTGCCAAGCCATGTGAAGGAAATTGAGATGTGGTACTCCTGTTTCGTACAACAGCAGCAATTGCTTGAGAATCAGTGCTTGCTCATTGCACATCACAAGCCGGGCACTGCAGGAGATGTAGAGAATCTCACTCTGC CTTCACCATTGAACAGGCTGTCATTGGTACACTCTAGCCTTGAAGAAGACCCTGAAGATGTCCGGATGGAATTTGTGAAGTTCCTAAAGACTATTACCAATTTGGTAAATGAGAGCCGGGACAGAGAGGAGATGCTAATTATCAATTAG
- the IFT22 gene encoding intraflagellar transport protein 22 homolog isoform X1: MLKVKILFVGPSEAGKSVLANFLSETIEGIGSYIPTQGVRILEYEKPHINGNSKGPGCRFELWDCGGDQKFETCWPALMKDSHGVVIIFNPDLPSHVKEIEMWYSCFVQQQQLLENQCLLIAHHKPGTAGDVENLTLPSPLNRLSLVHSSLEEDPEDVRMEFVKFLKTITNLVNESRDREEMLIIN; the protein is encoded by the exons ATGCTAAAAGTAAAAATCCTTTTCGTAGGCCCCAGCGAG GCTGGAAAATCTGTCTTGGCAAACTTCTTGTCAGAGACCATTGAAGGTATTGGCAGTTACATCCCCACACAAGGAGTAAG GATTTTAGAATATGAGAAGCCACATATCAATGGAAACAGCAAAGGACCAGGATGTCGGTTTGAACTGTGGGATTGCGGAGGTGATCAAAA ATTTGAGACTTGCTGGCCTGCTCTGATGAAAGATTCCCACGGTGTCGTCATTATTTTTAATCCAGACTTGCCAAGCCATGTGAAGGAAATTGAGATGTGGTACTCCTGTTTCGTACAACAGCAGCAATTGCTTGAGAATCAGTGCTTGCTCATTGCACATCACAAGCCGGGCACTGCAGGAGATGTAGAGAATCTCACTCTGC CTTCACCATTGAACAGGCTGTCATTGGTACACTCTAGCCTTGAAGAAGACCCTGAAGATGTCCGGATGGAATTTGTGAAGTTCCTAAAGACTATTACCAATTTGGTAAATGAGAGCCGGGACAGAGAGGAGATGCTAATTATCAATTAG